Part of the Photobacterium sp. DA100 genome is shown below.
CCTTGGGCCATCACCCCGGCCCAGCGGTTCTCGCGAAAGCTCATAACCGCAAAACCGACCATCTGGGCGCAACAGCCTACTGTCGCCGCCCCAGCCGCAAGACCGTTAAGACTTAGCATAATAGCGATAGCGGCACTGCTAATAGGAAGAGTCAATGCCATACCCATTAACACAGCGACCACGACTCCCATCAAAAATGGCTGTAATAACGTCGCTGACATCACAAGATCGCCCAACGATGTCATAAACTGGCTGATATATGGCCCTATCAAGGTTCCGACCAAGACCCCACTGACCATAGTCACAGCCGGCGCTACAAGAATATCGACCTTGGTCTCATTTGCGACAAGTTTTCCAAGCTCGGTGGCAACCAAGGCGGAGACAAACGCGCCGACAGGCCCACCAAGCATTGCCCCTGCGGCTCCCACCGTCGTTACCGAAAACATCACCAAAGGCGGCGCTTTTAACGCGAAAGCCACGGCAACCGCTATCGCAGGACCGGTCATTTGCTTCGCCAGCGGCCATAACGTATCGGTAAACAACGGGATACCAAATTTAATCCCTGCGGTATTCAAAATCGAACCGATAAGCAAAGAGGAAAACAGTCCCAATGCCATAAAACTCATCGCATGGATGAAATAGGTTCTAGGAGAGAGTGTTACCCCCTTCCGTTGCAAAAAAGCATTACACTGGGTAAAAAAAGTTGCTGACTGAGTAGTAGACATGGTCAATCGTTAGTAGGCTTCAGAAACACAAACACGCAATTTTATTCTTGCCCTGCCAAGATGCAACAAAATTAGTCAAGCTTTGCTGAAATTGCTTCCCTGGCCGAAATGAGCACCACTTCGCACTTTGGCTAGCTCTTGCTGACGATAGAGGATAAAAAGTGCCTTATGGGTCGTAACTCAAAGCCGCTTAACGCAATGATATTTTTATCACCGTCGATTCCCCCCCTAACGTTGCTAGATATGTTAATGCACTTTATGAGGCCGCCGGTGATAAACAACACTCTTCT
Proteins encoded:
- a CDS encoding PTS sugar transporter subunit IIC, with amino-acid sequence MSTTQSATFFTQCNAFLQRKGVTLSPRTYFIHAMSFMALGLFSSLLIGSILNTAGIKFGIPLFTDTLWPLAKQMTGPAIAVAVAFALKAPPLVMFSVTTVGAAGAMLGGPVGAFVSALVATELGKLVANETKVDILVAPAVTMVSGVLVGTLIGPYISQFMTSLGDLVMSATLLQPFLMGVVVAVLMGMALTLPISSAAIAIMLSLNGLAAGAATVGCCAQMVGFAVMSFRENRWAGVMAQGLGTSMLQMPNIIKNYKVWIPTILTSAILGPIATTVFAVENTPLGAGMGTSGFVGQIQTFIALEAVGWDSMTMYSVIFMLHFLFPALLTLFFSELLRKVGWIKPGDLKLNLQ